A portion of the Cryptomeria japonica chromosome 5, Sugi_1.0, whole genome shotgun sequence genome contains these proteins:
- the LOC131063347 gene encoding receptor like protein 22, translating to MKMAMMWVLLLLAVMMPCSSACYSDERNSLLDLKKGLNFTSSHYTLQSWMGFNCCVWEGVTCHPITAHVISLDLTPHSLNVSWTGDGPFMSWREIRGGLFHLHHLEHLDLSNNAFFPPLAIPSQLHKLSKLRYLNLFNSNFIGQIPREICNLSSLTYLDLAYNFLNGTIPIFMDKMSKLTHLVMRGNSFNGTIPTFLVKLFELVHLDVSRNSLSGTIPTSLGKLSKLTYLDLSYNPLSGTIPTSLCKLSKLIELHLDSNSLSGTIPKFLGKLSKLIYLDLSYNSLSGTIPISLGKLSKLIYLDLSYNSLSGTIPTSLGKLSNLTLLHLDSNSLSGTIPTFFGNLTKLLHLGLSSNQLSGTYMLSFLDQIPNIQGVLLSRNRLTIKVNKTYIPNFQLNDLGLGYCNMAGDFPSFISTQYSLHYLDLSQNSLSGNIPDWLWDFMYIYHLNLSSNQFVGNLPLKPLGFKHNSQERSIVDLHNNKLQGNIPIPLQNVELLDLSENLFDGFIPTGIGKHGQALRFLSLAKNNLSGVIPHSICESSNLQVLDLSNNKLSGKIPSSLNKCFYLSMLNLEKNDLKGTIPNIFGNMSFLETLKLGFNGLNGNIPPSLANSSYLEIIDLRNNNIHGSISSWIVSLQSLRILVLKSNKFVGKIPSELSKLKNLQILDVSSNNISGTIPADFMNLSAMANQTENTETLEVDTFFSGVIYIDHIIIRSKAQDMDFVRNLRLVKCLDLSNNDLSGQIPWDIESLKGLIILNFSGNHLNGKIPKSLASMVQLQSLDLSKNELSGMFPVELQNLTYLSYFDVSYNKLSGTIPQGGQMMTFDSSSFSNNLDLCGLQINVSCSGNHSASPSENEKNEVVLEEDMWWAFGIGMGSALGFSILIWVLCFSKSCSTKCLKVMDDIIDSLSQIWRKKLYHTI from the coding sequence ATGAAAATGGCGATGATGTGGGTTTTGCTGTTGTTAGCAGTGATGATGCCATGCTCTTCTGCATGTTATTCAGATGAAAGAAATTCTCTTTTGGATTTGAAGAAGGGCCTCAACTTCACTTCCTCTCATTACACGCTGCAGTCATGGATGGGATTTAACTGCTGTGTGTGGGAAGGAGTCACCTGCCACCCAATCACTGCCCATGTCATTTCCTTGGACCTCACTCCCCACTCCCTCAATGTCTCCTGGACTGGGGATGGGCCATTCATGTCGTGGAGGGAAATACGTGGGGGACTGTTCCATCTGCACCATCTGGAGCACTTGGACCTCAGTAACAATGCTTTCTTCCCTCCTCTTGCCATCCCTTCACAACTACACAAGCTCAGCAAATTGAGGTATTTAAACCTGTTCAACTCTAATTTTATTGGCCAGATTCCAAGAGAGATTTGTAACTTGTCTAGCTTAACATATCTTGATCTGGCTTATAATTTTTTGAATGGCACCATTCCAATATTTATGGATAAGATGTCGAAGCTCACACATCTTGTCATGAGAGGAAACTCTTTCAATGGCACTATCCCAACATTTTTAGTCAAGCTGTTTGAGCTCGTACATCTTGATGTGAGTAGAAACTCTTTGAGTGGCACCATCCCAACATCTTTGGGTAAGTTGTCAAAGCTCACATATCTTGACCTGAGCTATAACCCTTTGAGTGGCACAATCCCAACATCTTTGTGTAAGCTGTCAAAGCTCATAGAGCTTCACCTAGATTCAAATTCTTTGAGTGGTACAATCCCAAAATTTTTGGGTAAGCTGTCAAAGCTCATATATCTTGACCTAAGTTATAACTCTTTGAGTGGCACAATCCCAATATCTTTGGGTAAGTTGTCAAAGCTCATATATCTTGACTTGAGTTATAACTCTTTGAGTGGCACAATCCCAACATCTTTGGGTAAGCTATCAAATCTCACATTACTTCACCTAGATTCTAACTCTTTGAGTGGCACAATCCCAACATTTTTTGGAAACCTCACCAAACTCTTACATCTTGGTCTTAGCAGCAACCAACTAAGTGGCACCTACATGCTTTCATTCTTGGATCAAATCCCCAACATTCAAGGAGTGCTCCTCTCAAGGAATAGGTTGACTATAAAAGTCAATAAAACATATATTCCCAATTTTCAACTTAATGACTTAGGTTTGGGGTATTGTAATATGGCTGGGGATTTTCCATCCTTCATCTCAACTCAATACTCTTTACACTACCTAGACTTATCTCAAAACTCTCTCAGTGGAAACATTCCAGATTGGCTATGGGATTTTATGTACATTTATCATCTCAACCTCTCTTCCAACCAGTTTGTAGGTAATTTACCCCTCAAGCCACTTGGATTTAAACACAATTCTCAAGAAAGATCAATTGTTGATTTGCATAATAATAAGTTACAAGGAAATATTCCCATTCCCTTACAAAATGTGGAGCTTTTGGATCTTTCAGAGAATCTATTTGATGGATTTATTCCAACAGGAATTGGCAAACATGGACAAGCTCTTAGATTTTTATCACTCGCCAAAAATAATCTTAGTGGTGTCATTCCACATTCCATTTGTGAATCGAGTAATTTGCaagttttagacttgtcaaataaTAAGCTTAGTGGTAAGATTCCCTCTAGTCTAAACAAATGCTTTTATTTGTCCATGCTAAATCTAGAAAAGAATGATCTCAAGGGCACAATTCCAAATATATTTGGTAATATGTCTTTTTTAGAAACATTGAAACTAGGCTTCAATGGGCTAAACGGGAACATTCCACCATCCCTAGCAAATTCTAGTTATTTGGAAATCATAGATCTGAGAAATAACAATATTCATGGGAGCATTTCTAGTTGGATTGTAAGCTTACAAAGTCTTCGCATCCTAGTActgaaatctaacaaatttgttggaAAGATACCCTCAGAATTATCAAAGTTGAAAAATCTTCAGATCTTGGATGTGTCAAGCAACAACATTTCAGGCACTATTCCAGCAGACTTTATGAATTTGAGTGCAATGGCAAATCAGACAGAGAACACAGAAACTCTTGAAGTAGATACTTTTTTTTCTGGTGTGATATATATAGATCACATCATCATTAGAAGCAAAGCACAAGATATGGATTTTGTGAGAAATTTGAGATTAGTAAAATGCCTTGATTTATCAAACAATGATTTATCAGGTCAAATACCTTGGGATATTGAATCCCTCAAAGGATTAATAATTCTCAATTTTTCAGGAAATCATCTAAATGGTAAGATTCCAAAATCTTTGGCGAGCATGGTACAGCTACAATCACTTGATCTTTCCAAAAATGAATTGTCCGGGATGTTTCCAGTTGAGCTACAAAATCTCACATATTTGAGTTACTTTGATGTATCTTACAATAAGCTATCAGGCACAATACCGCAAGGAGGACAAATGATgacttttgattcttcatcattcTCCAACAATTTAGATCTGTGTGGCCTGCAAATCAATGTGTCATGCTCTGGGAATCATTCTGCTTCTCCAtctgaaaatgaaaaaaatgaagtaGTGCTGGAGGAGGATATGTGGTGGGCTTTTGGAATAGGAATGGGTTCTGCATTgggattttcaattttgatttggGTATTGTGTTTCTCCAAATCTTGCAGTACAAAATGCTTGAAAGTTATGGACGACATTATTGATTCCCTTTCTCAAATATGGAGAAAGAAATTATATCATACAATATAA